In the genome of Brachypodium distachyon strain Bd21 chromosome 3, Brachypodium_distachyon_v3.0, whole genome shotgun sequence, the window GAGGGGGCTggcgacggccatcccatattgcttcaccctataggcctccctcacagtcttaatatggcgttgtcgaggcacttgcggttgaagaggtgaaacaagtcgaggaagtcaatgccgaaggtaacgtcgttttccctctggatttcccccgtattggagtcgaagaagccataatgctttggcactcgaaccctaatttccagatttgttaggtttgcgcctgatgatgccacattcatgtatttttcatggagctcttgcatctcccgtggcaggcgatacaggtcatccAGGGACACCAACGGTTGTCtggggtggaacaacaaaaattgggaggatcgcctgtccacgaaataagatccatcaggcaatctatctccaacacgggggtgggtgggcatcttccGAATGTCTGGtcgctcttcccaaatcccttctatcCGCGGCGGCAGTTtttggttgtcttcccgtagaagacgactctttcccctccttggaggagcccttgcttgccttgccgcctgtcccccTCTTGTAtttcctgcgtctcaggaaatcggaaTTGTCCGGTTTATGTGGGACTTGCATCCCAGATGGGGCACTTGGACGGGGCTCTAATGGGGCCGATGCTGCTGCGActctccgagggacgggtcttggtacggatggcttcggggcttcggatttgggcggcgacggaggattttggcctgcattgtcgtcgctgcactccgccgcaggtgagaagtctcgttccaCGGGCTCGTAGTCCAAAGGAGCGGGTAAGGTGCcaagcggcgacggagacgtcaggcgccgggcgggtggagacggaccgaggcggggcgacggagatggagaaggagaaggctccgtagcgaggaccaccaacctcctaggccagatgacgtaggagttgacgcaatcccttagggtcgtcgcctctttgtgcggaggataagggaccggttcATCCTCGAAGCCCTTGAGCACGTAGTCCACCAGCACCCTGACCATGTTGTCTCGAagggtcacgtggtgcaccacggccgtaCGTGGCATCAGCAACCTGCGCGCGCCCAGAGGattccccaccgtcggcatgtgtagccggctgtaacatcccaattttcaaaacccttcatatgcattgcatatcataagcatcatgtcacccttgcatttgatcactttcaaaaccctaaagtttgcccagaaaaccctttttcaaaaatgctgttatttgattttgggctttgatcttgctcttgggTATTTGCATtattaacccatgagggtattgtggtaaaaagggatttaatgcatatatatagagctatcccataattggcttttgaaagtattttgaaaaataatttgttttgataacctaagggccctaaaagccattttataggcaaatgtatttttaaatattttattttgagaaaattcttgctccaaaagttagatcatatgaaaatatgattttacaaatttttttgcattttatttggagtgatttggagctccgaatcaattttgaggttcgaaaacagaaaatagataaaagaaaaggaaaaaccgaggaaaaccggaccgacccggtcaaaccggaccggaccggaccgaaccggaccggaccgaaccggaccggaccgaaccggaccggctcagCCCGCCCGAGCCgtcgctctcactgaccggtgggacccacgcgtcatcttcaacctccgtccgaaaaatccggccacgcacgcccgcgaactgcccacgaatCCGTTCCGATTTCATCGCGcacgaaccaccaaatccgaaaccccgcgcgtcatatcgaagcccccgaactcctctaccaattcccccaaaccgctcgcccaatttcgcatcggttaggatttaatttctcgccgaagttcttcacggacgccgccgttcttcgcgttttttcgccgctccggtgagcttctccCATCCCCGGCCACCTTCCCGTTCTCCCCTCTCCCTAGCACATCCGGTGACGCGCTCGGTTTCGAGGTTGGACGCCGTCCGCGCACCGCCGTTCGCCGCCcgtcttccccgcctccggccgcctgcgCGCCCCCCGCCCGTGCTCTGCCCgcacccgcgcgccgcccgcgcccgtgccgctCGGCTGcgccccgagccgccccgcaccgccccgcgcgcccgtgctccgccccgcgcccgtgcgccgccgccgccggccgccctccgcgcgctcccgccgcctgccgcgccgcgctTCCCTGTGCCGCCCgcagccgccccgcgcgcgccgcccccgccgcccgcccgcgcccgcctccgcgccgcctgcccgcgccgccgccggcgagctcgtccgccggccggaaccctagaaaccgGCCAGTCAGGTTTCGCCACGTGGcaagttttgttttattttattttatttttttattcgGCCGAAGTGGATAatacacttttgcagaaaagaccctataacttcaaacctttatatcttttaaaccgtttgtccaaaatttacgatccacacctttctggaatcgtcgtaacgtgtagaatattttggcactgtttattttcagttttgaataacttagacagtagctatttacaaaatggtggtttatggtttaaatttcaaatgaattgtttcaaaatagttttgagcatgttagcttgctataaaattatttaaactcgttctctatccattaggaccagaaaagaaattattttgtgtataatcatgggatgcaagttaaatattgctctatgttacaaaagccgcacaatcttttgttttaaacctatccatgtttcttgcatattaattaccactttgatgttgtataatctgtccaaacaatttgaaaaacttttcaaaacagaaacgaagctTCTTACCTTAgaggtaacctttgtgtgcatcagcatagcatgtgcatcatggcatggtttttgtattgaatgttgtgtttattgtgtgtgttccttttattttagattgtgtggagtgtaagcattgttgttgcgaagagtgcgagaactaccacaaccttggacaaggcaagttcactttgatcattctcctaaatatttttactatgcactagatgttttattagatgcatcaggaatattattcgtacttctatgctagctataaatcccaggtagtatagtttaccctcgccattaccttgctaccaaaattgccttcgattgtagttgaatgcttggctatggtagtatcgtgggggaaataactacattatttattgttatgcctttggcgatatgaaatgattttattagatgtaaggcaaaacaattaattaaatgaaccgtcctgggtgggcagctttgaagattttgaggattagcggcgtcaggtccatttctatgggtccctctaaGTCGAGTTcttgtggattcaggaatggatcgtccatggacgtctctcccgtggattcggggagcgcctacgttgcaaatgtggaatgccacctggggtaaccgagactggactagtttcctatttagaagcttctagtacaaccacaatgctatatgggctctggcgagacaagagtaagttgtatgaacctagacccgaggaattgtactgaggtagccgtgtagggggagcgtgattctctcgtggtttagggaattacctctgaaaatctcgtaatcgatgccgttgctactctaccttgaggacagcaagggattaacacgtcggtttcttgtggggaatgtgtacaaactctcgagagcgtcaaaactaagtacttagccgtgtccccggcaacggacaatttgagcgactagatgtggagctgtaaggaaagtctcactcattctaacttcttaaataaaatgaatggttgaacagggtaggggctcTTGATGAATCaacatcaatgtgctctaggataataggagcatgggcgtgtctaccccgtgtccaatagtgataaaattctatttgattaaaagataggattcaataactaagcttttatgcaaatagcttgaaccccactttaccacattatgcatatatttggtaggctctggtatagctcctagtgaatcttgccaatacaatcaatgtattgaccctagtggctgcatcgtttgatgatgcaggaagctccgacgacgagtaagttgtacgttctgcatgtttgggttgcgggcctacattccaacacgctctcaccgtggtgttgatgtgcccttgtatcttccgtttttccgctgctaaacaattgtttaatttctagctaacccgtgaggttatgcgagttgtaagtacccttttatattctggatgatacgttgtaatattgaggcctttgttctatgatattacatcttgaaaatgtgtgtgctagtgagtcgatccagggactagcactaaagcacagagatcgaacccttttacgggggcggtcgcttcaccgGCATTTGATGCCCTTctgcgcatgacaaacatggcaacatcattaatagattggagcatgatagtggtatttcactatttttcaTAGCGCGCGAAGAcgcttaccgtgaggttctcgtcgggtGGCCTAAGCGGGCCAAGCTGCcactcggtgccggagcatgaggtgctcttattccccagcggggacggatccggtgtgggtggggttggttggatgggcgccGGCGAGAAAACACTGTGATCaatgaagttgtcgacgtcacgttggtcccttgcatgccgcatgagcttcctgagctcctccctcgccaacacccggAACATCTCATATAATTTCTTtgagctctgttctttgctggacgcCCTTCTGTGTTTCCGGAaaccttgctctttcgccatctgcctgcgaaagggcccggaacagacacctcgcatatggcccTCGTGCTCATTTCATTGCAGAACGTTGCTGATGGCATCATCGCACTGTTTgttgatagacgagtgggaggcatccgactcccactctgccattacaccctgtatacaaaaaacaacatgctcggtgttaatcttatatgtgagtataagaagcccaaccgataaaagaagatgttAGGATgaggccttacgagtgcagcctcttgcttctaTGACATAGGCTCCATGCCCGCCCACTGATTTGCGGTCATTGAAGACCGCAGCCATTTGCTGGAGCGCTCAccgcgaagcaaagttgggaccctcgGTTGTATCCTGGCTTGGTCCAATGTGGCGTCctccttcacccacaccttctcctttccggAGCATGCACCActgccgaggcggtggtcgaagggcTTTTTCTCATGAAGCTtcttgtaccatttttggctggccttgaattcaGGGGGCCTGACCCacaccttgaacctctcctagtcctcctccgagatctccttccagtgcttgttaaccacagtcttccagtctttgccgatgagctttctgcagttatattgccacgtgctctggcccatcctcatgacttggtgcatccaCCACTCCAACCGTGAGCggatctcatcattggcaggcacgaACCGCTTCCATGACGCCTCGTAACACTCCTGCTTCACAGCTTTAGGGACgtcgctccatctttgatagatccgagcGTGTCCTCGTACGAtggcgttgcatgtgttggcGAATTTTTCTGCAGCCTCCACCGGTTTCTCCGAGTACCTTTCTTTATTGAGCTTGGTGACGACCCATGTCTCCGACGGCACCTTGTTCGTCCCCCGCTTGGACTTCGACTGAGTAGTCGACGCCGTAGCCTGAGACGTCGCaccctgggcttcttcctcattagctgctccttcaaggagcagctgctTCAAGGAACAactgctcctcggctccttcacCATGCTCGAAGCCAtcgctcatggcaatttccgagcccgaggaagatgctcccGCTTCTTCTTGGACTTCTCCCTCCACAACCGGTGGCTTCTCAGGCACCTCTTCAACGCGAGTCTGAGGttcctatccaacacttataaaagtaatttaaaaaaacggaaaaattcggcatgaccattgctgtaaaacaacaaatgagtctacccgaattttatacctgcataaaaaaattcccacccacatatatataccccctcggcacaatggccggacccttctcaacgacccggcacgatggccgggcccacattgctcatatcaaccgacacgatggtcgggatcacatGCACCAATAACAGCACCACCAACAACATATTTATCAAATAAACATCAAATTATCTTAAGCACCAGCAAGTTAACCTAACTAGCAGCAAAATATACTAATAAGTGAACAGAACTAAGCACTTATAAGTTATATAATAAATTAATCATTTAACTAAACTAACAGCAACCCTAAACAACAAGAAATTTAGGTTTTGCCTAAGATTAATCAAATTAACCCTCATACGTTATATACTAAACAACAACCCTAAACTGAAAATTAAACCTAAACAAACAGCAACTCTAAACATCAAATTAAACCTAAACAACAACCCTAAACAGAAAATTAAACCTAAACAAACAACAACCCTAAACAGAAAATTAAacctaaacaaaaaacttaccttgacggtggcggtggcatGTGGGCCACGGCGGGCGCGGTGGGGGAGGCAGGGTCGGCGGTGGGGGCCGCAGCGACGGTGGTCGGGGTCGGGGTGGCCGGGGTCGGGGCGGCAGCGGGGGTCGGGGCAGCAGCCGCGGCTGGGGGCGGCGGGGGTCGGGGCgaccggtggaggcggcggcgtcgaggaggccCGGTCGCGCCCCTGGCGATGCAGGCCGGGCAGCGGCAAGGCGGGGCCGCTGGATCTGGAtccggtggccggcggcggggcctgcGGGGCGAGGGGCTTcccgctcctcgtcgtccgttGCCACCTCCCGCCGGAGCTCGGGTCCTGCGacgacatggcggcggcggctagggtttgggtttgggagccgaggagaagggcgacggcgagggaggcgcgagggaggggaggggaggcgagggagaagggcggcggcggcgcgagattttggcagggcttcaTCGTCGGGTAGAGAGAGTAAGCGCTGCTGCTCCAAAATAGACGCGCGCTTCGGATACGAAATTTTCGCCAAGTCCTGCTCTGTAATATATATAGGGaacatcaccaatggcgggtatttagtggatacccgccactggtgaccccTCCTAGGGTTACTGGTACAGGAGACCACTGGTGGTGGGGATTTCcggatacccgccattggtgatccACCAGCGGCGGATATATGAAAActccgccactggtaattggAACAGGAGTGAGGGTTCACCACATTCCTGTTCCACGCACCAGTTGCGGTGCTATTATATATACCCGTCACTGGTTAATATTTTggctctagtattatattcttaTTATATTATGTGTCTATCTGAAAATTATAGCACCTGTactttcaagtgtataataattatttcttgtctcactaaagttttcaatgctaaatacattgctgaaaatgaaatatttatgcttttTTAGTGTTTACtgtggttaaaaattgttataaattacaaaattgctcaGAATGGCCCGATATTGGCATGGAAGCTTCTCACACAATAATATGCCTGCATATGAAGTTTGGtgtaaaaatttcaaatgaagcTCATAAGAATACAATATTGGGATCATCTAGGTAGATATCTCTGATACCTTCTAagccaacatccaaattgtaACATTAAAACAACTTCGAGcttgattttttccatgtggcttcattagactgagaggtgttcccatgcaaagtttcagctcatttcgatgaaaattgaattttatggaattaaattagcaaaaaagccacacataatcatagaaatttgtatgaaatactATGAATTAATGTCTAAAATTTGTATTGGGAATAAACAATATTATTATACACCTAAAAGTAcaactgctatattttttgggaaTGCGGAGAATATAatagtgcattctgaaatcattaccagtggcgggtttcacaCAAATCACGGCCACTGGTGAGTGGGGCAAGATTTGGGAAATCCCTAAGTCTTGTAgcactcaccagtggcgggtttctcgaaaatcaccgccactggtgccccCTTCTGGTGGCGGGTTTCCCTgtattcaccgccactggtacgacttccagtggcgggttaCTGTGacgccaccgccactggtggccttCTGCGGGAtgccgcgcgaggcgaggtgggagtttagtccctcctcgctagtttacaagcatttcgaccagcataaaaggCATTCTTCCCTTCTCCCATCAGCTTCTGAATATTCCACTCACCTGTCTCCTGTGGTCCTCGCCTGATCCGTGGGCCCGGTACCTGTACTGTTCTTTGTGGGCTCGGAATACAGCCTCGTTGGCCCGGGTCTGCgctggcctagtaggtagtaggctgctCCTGAgttcgcctggctgggcccgaacctAAAACGCTCAGTTGACCCGCGGGCTtagaaacttttttttctcctttataatgaaaataacatgtaataagttttaaaaaaaaaaatccatatctCTTAATTGTTTCCGAAAtcgaaacaagcaaataaaatatgcattatggctagaaaaatatttcaaacaaatttacggcatttgttttcaaatttgaacaagttaaaattcgaacctcgttaaaattcaaattacattgaaaatcatcaacgagcataatttatcaaaattacacaaatagtgaactattggacaatcttgtcttttttctttgttgtcttctctttcctcttatacgtttggacctcatcgtggctgcttctggcgtaggccccgtcttgtgtgggtaattttgacttctttcttATCTGGATCGCCCGTCTTGCCACCTCTCCTTCTTGCCTGGTCGTGGGATCggggaaaccttcatagtcttgttgtgaagttactccgttgaccccaacaatgctccttCTGCCTCTCCTCATGACTACGCGGTTTTTCGCTATCGGGTCTTCTATgaagaagacttgtttgcatttggaatcaaactgccatggttcaagcagtgccgagattcttttgacgttcacctgatgacggggaacatcttttggcagaatcattgttgtgaacctatgatcttcatgcctgacatcgcgtgcccatctaatgcgaaacatggcgatggtggtgaaggtgtagtcaagctcccagatctcttcgaccaCGCCATAGTACGCTTCAGTCTGGCCTTCGCTGTTGGTCGCCGTCTCAGCAACGAGCACTATACCACtgttttggtacgtactcttacggtcttgagccttggtgtagtacgtatacccatTCATTGCGTACGACTAGTAGGTCACGACGTTGCGGTCGGGAAGCCGTGACAACTTTtggacaatcttctcatcttcattcgccgcagccctcggataccaaagatccttgagccacatggcgaatgtagaattgtgttttccctggatccaatcatcattcctGTTAGGATTGAGGTTTCAAAGTTCTTTGATGTGCATGTCGATAAACGGCTCGACCTCTGGCgtgagttgcagcaccattgtgtgtgctcttatacagtcgtccattctttggcgggcatgcacatcaagatCCTTCCAGCCAAGCCtaccttcaccttctagcttccccttatgtcgtgattcgggGACCCCTATGGTTTTGCggtccgccaaccaatcagtgcagaacacaacgcactcttctgcatgatagccttccatgatgcttTCTTCGGGATGCCCTTTGTTATGAACATatcgcttcagcaccccgttgtatcgttcgggcccaaacatgttgtgcagcaacgatggccctaacaacaagatctcatcaGCAACGTGGAGcatcagatggaccataatgtcaaagaacgttgggggaaagaacatctcacattcgcacAATATATGTATCATTGCGTCCCTCAGTTGTAGGCAACGGTCCACCGTGATCGACTTCTAGTTGATCGTGTAGAAGAAGTCAcagagcttcatgaccgtttctctcacccatggctccatgcagcctcttatTACAACCAAAAGTAGCTGCGTGAGAATCACGTGGCaatcatgagacttcatgccaaccagcttgtggctcttcgtgtcaacgagtttcttgatgctggatgagtagttcgatggaactttgatgccatgtATCGTGCGTTCACCATTCTTGTTTTCCTGCGGCGCCTCTTCCTTTGTTggccacagcttctcccttatccccatccactgcaggtccttccatgcctttggtccatcttttgacttgcccgcgtggtgcatcatcaagcccaacaggctgtcgcacacgttcttctcgacatgcatgacgtctatggCGTGACGGCTCTGTAAGAACGTCCAGTAAG includes:
- the LOC106866356 gene encoding proline-rich proteoglycan 2-like; protein product: MSSQDPSSGGRWQRTTRSGKPLAPQAPPPATGSRSSGPALPLPGLHRQGRDRASSTPPPPPVAPTPAAPSRGCCPDPRCRPDPGHPDPDHRRCGPHRRPCLPHRARRGPHATATVKEPQTRVEEVPEKPPVVEGEVQEEAGASSSGSEIAMSDGFEHGEGAEEQLFLEAAAP